In Capsicum annuum cultivar UCD-10X-F1 chromosome 11, UCD10Xv1.1, whole genome shotgun sequence, one genomic interval encodes:
- the LOC107847968 gene encoding uncharacterized protein LOC107847968 isoform X2 has product METAYNVSLIIKNPSNEDEFLLVKQNPPPKFNDIEYDSFLDSPLWDLPSSPLLLLLDSPSINQISINVPQSCSHGVDLSQFDLNSAIHKVLEQVELDNATIEWKFLKYVQEPEFGPGLPVKTVYIVGALDPKNGKLKDVEFCKWMSIERCISMLTEVKPSSDRIGSLVVVGLLNDSNKSGTWRIPPTLRCQEYPLGVKVIPMESRTAKPFRTTNLVVFLPEGNASGSDDSFVAHGEALIVDPGCKSASYEQLKEIIAALPRKLVIFVTHHHNDHVDGLSVVQKYSPDACLLAHENTIRRIRKDDWTLPYVSVSGSEEISIGGQRLRIISAPGHTDGHMALLHVSTNSLIVGDHCVGQGSALLDGASGGNMKDYFETTYKFIEVSPHALIPMHGRTNMWPKHMLCGYLKNRRQRESTILKAIENGAKTLFDIVAYTYADVDRSLWFYASSNVKLHVDHLAQQDKLPSDFSLENFYRSCAEFAGMVHKI; this is encoded by the exons ATGGAAACTGCCTATAATGTTTCAttaataatcaagaatccatcaaATGAAGATGAATTTCTACTTGTTAAACAAAACCCACCTCCAAAATTCAATGATATTGAATATGATTCCTTTTTAGATTCCCCTTTATGGGATTTACCTTCTTCACCATTATTATTACTTCTTGATTCTCCTTCAATTAATCAAATTTCCATAAATGTCCCTCAATCTTGTTCACATGGGGTTGATTTAAGtcaatttgatcttaattcaGCTATTCACAAG GTTCTAGAGCAAGTGGAATTAGACAATGCCACAATCGAGTGGAAGTTCCTGAAGTACGTACAAGAACCTGAATTTGGACCAGGATTGCCGGTAAAGACCGTCTACATCGTTGGAGCTTTGGATCCTAAAAATGGCAAATTGAAAG ATGTTGAGTTCTGCAAGTGGATGAGCATCGAAAGATGCATTAGTATGCTTACTGAAGTGAAGCCTAGCAGCGACCGTATAGGATCATTGGTGGTTGTTGGTCTTCTGAATGATTCAAATAAATCCGGGACTTGGAGAATTCCTCCCACCTTGCGATGTCAG GAGTACCCTCTTGGTGTTAAAGTTATACCGATGGAAAGTAGAACAGCTAAGCCTTTTCGCACGACAAATTTAGTTGTTTTCCTGCCTGAAGGCAATGCTAGTGGGAGTGACGATAGTTTTGTCGCTCATGGGGAAGCACTCATAGTAGACCCAGGATGCAAGTCTGCTTCATATGAACAG CTCAAGGAAATCATTGCTGCTTTGCCGAGAAAACTAGTCATCTTTGTGACGCATCATCATAATGATCATGTTGATG GTCTTTCAGTAGTCCAGAAGTACAGTCCTGATGCTTGTCTTTTGGCTCATGAAAATACGATTCGTCGAATTAGAAAAG ACGATTGGACTCTCCCATATGTTTCAGTTTCTGGATCTGAGGAAATTTCGATAGGAGGTCAGAGATTGAGAATTATCTCAGCACCG GGACATACAGATGGACATATGGCACTGCTTCATGTTAGTACAAACTCGTTGATTGTAGGGGATCATTGTGTGGG CCAAGGAAGTGCTCTTTTAGATGGTGCGTCTGGTGGAAATATGAAG GATTACTTTGAGACGACGTACAAGTTCATTGAGGTCTCGCCTCATGCTTTGATTCCAATGCATGGAAGAACTAATATGTGGCCAAAACACATGCTCTGTGGGTATCTCAA AAACCGGAGACAGAGAGAATCAACCATCTTAAAGGCCATAGAGAATGGCGCCAAAACGTTGTTTGACATAGTTGCTTACACTTATGCGGATGTTGACCGAAGCCTCTGGTTTTATGCCTCATCAAATGTGAAACTGCATGTGGATCATCTAGCACAGCAGGACAAGTTACCAAGT GATTTCTCGTTAGAAAATTTCTATCGCAGTTGTGCTGAGTTTGCTGGCATGGTGCATAAAATATAA
- the LOC107847968 gene encoding uncharacterized protein LOC107847968 isoform X1, translating into METAYNVSLIIKNPSNEDEFLLVKQNPPPKFNDIEYDSFLDSPLWDLPSSPLLLLLDSPSINQISINVPQSCSHGVDLSQFDLNSAIHKVLEQVELDNATIEWKFLKYVQEPEFGPGLPVKTVYIVGALDPKNGKLKDVEFCKWMSIERCISMLTEVKPSSDRIGSLVVVGLLNDSNKSGTWRIPPTLRCQEYPLGVKVIPMESRTAKPFRTTNLVVFLPEGNASGSDDSFVAHGEALIVDPGCKSASYEQLKEIIAALPRKLVIFVTHHHNDHVDGLSVVQKYSPDACLLAHENTIRRIRKDDWTLPYVSVSGSEEISIGGQRLRIISAPGHTDGHMALLHVSTNSLIVGDHCVGQGSALLDGASGGNMKDYFETTYKFIEVSPHALIPMHGRTNMWPKHMLCGYLKNRRQRESTILKAIENGAKTLFDIVAYTYADVDRSLWFYASSNVKLHVDHLAQQDKLPSDFSVQKFQATCGLRFLFRWVLELSSNTIKHHPVRASLLVGTGAVAIGYLAVSFSAKKQRFF; encoded by the exons ATGGAAACTGCCTATAATGTTTCAttaataatcaagaatccatcaaATGAAGATGAATTTCTACTTGTTAAACAAAACCCACCTCCAAAATTCAATGATATTGAATATGATTCCTTTTTAGATTCCCCTTTATGGGATTTACCTTCTTCACCATTATTATTACTTCTTGATTCTCCTTCAATTAATCAAATTTCCATAAATGTCCCTCAATCTTGTTCACATGGGGTTGATTTAAGtcaatttgatcttaattcaGCTATTCACAAG GTTCTAGAGCAAGTGGAATTAGACAATGCCACAATCGAGTGGAAGTTCCTGAAGTACGTACAAGAACCTGAATTTGGACCAGGATTGCCGGTAAAGACCGTCTACATCGTTGGAGCTTTGGATCCTAAAAATGGCAAATTGAAAG ATGTTGAGTTCTGCAAGTGGATGAGCATCGAAAGATGCATTAGTATGCTTACTGAAGTGAAGCCTAGCAGCGACCGTATAGGATCATTGGTGGTTGTTGGTCTTCTGAATGATTCAAATAAATCCGGGACTTGGAGAATTCCTCCCACCTTGCGATGTCAG GAGTACCCTCTTGGTGTTAAAGTTATACCGATGGAAAGTAGAACAGCTAAGCCTTTTCGCACGACAAATTTAGTTGTTTTCCTGCCTGAAGGCAATGCTAGTGGGAGTGACGATAGTTTTGTCGCTCATGGGGAAGCACTCATAGTAGACCCAGGATGCAAGTCTGCTTCATATGAACAG CTCAAGGAAATCATTGCTGCTTTGCCGAGAAAACTAGTCATCTTTGTGACGCATCATCATAATGATCATGTTGATG GTCTTTCAGTAGTCCAGAAGTACAGTCCTGATGCTTGTCTTTTGGCTCATGAAAATACGATTCGTCGAATTAGAAAAG ACGATTGGACTCTCCCATATGTTTCAGTTTCTGGATCTGAGGAAATTTCGATAGGAGGTCAGAGATTGAGAATTATCTCAGCACCG GGACATACAGATGGACATATGGCACTGCTTCATGTTAGTACAAACTCGTTGATTGTAGGGGATCATTGTGTGGG CCAAGGAAGTGCTCTTTTAGATGGTGCGTCTGGTGGAAATATGAAG GATTACTTTGAGACGACGTACAAGTTCATTGAGGTCTCGCCTCATGCTTTGATTCCAATGCATGGAAGAACTAATATGTGGCCAAAACACATGCTCTGTGGGTATCTCAA AAACCGGAGACAGAGAGAATCAACCATCTTAAAGGCCATAGAGAATGGCGCCAAAACGTTGTTTGACATAGTTGCTTACACTTATGCGGATGTTGACCGAAGCCTCTGGTTTTATGCCTCATCAAATGTGAAACTGCATGTGGATCATCTAGCACAGCAGGACAAGTTACCAAGT GATTTTTCGGTCCAAAAGTTTCAGGCAACTTGTGGCCTGCGTTTCCTTTTTAGGTGGGTATTGGAATTATCAAGTAATACAATAAAGCATCACCCGGTGAGAGCATCCTTATTAGTCGGTACTGGGGCCGTGGCCATCGGTTATTTAGCTGTATCCTTCTCCGCAAAGAAACAAAGATTTTTCTAG